From Sardina pilchardus chromosome 9, fSarPil1.1, whole genome shotgun sequence, a single genomic window includes:
- the srsf3a gene encoding serine/arginine-rich splicing factor 3a, producing the protein MGDPTMHRDCPLDCKVYVGNLGNNGNKTELERAFGYYGPLRSVWVARNPPGFAFVEFEDPRDATDAVRELDGRTLCGCRVRVELSTGEKRSRNRGPPPSWSRRPRDDYRRRSPPPRRRSPRRRSFSRSRSRSLSRDRRRERSLSRDGNHKPSRSFSRSKSRSRSNDRK; encoded by the exons ATGGGAG ATCCCACAATGCACAGAGATTGTCCACTTGATTGCAAGGTGTATGTGGGCAATCTTGGGAACAACGGCAATAAGACAGAACTGGAGAGAGCCTTTGGCTACTACGGCCCCCTCCGTAGTGTTTGGGTGGCCAGAAATCCTCCAGGCTTTGCCTTTGTTGAATTTGAGGACCCCAGAGATGCCACGGACGCTGTGAGAGAACTGGATGGAAG AACACTGTGTGGGTGTCGTGTGAGAGTAGAGCTGTCCACCGGAGAGAAACGCTCAAGGAATAGAGGACCACCTCCATCATGGAGCCGGCGTCCACGTGATGACTACAGGCGACGCAGTCCACCCCCTAGACGCCG ATcaccgaggaggaggagcttcAGTCGAAGCCGCAGCAG GTCTCTGTCCAGAGACCGTAGGCGGGAGAGGTCGCTCTCTCGTGACGGGAACCACAAGCCTTCGAGGTCCTTTTCAAGGTCAAAGAG TCGTTCTAGGTCCAACGACAGGAAATGA
- the fkbp5 gene encoding peptidyl-prolyl cis-trans isomerase FKBP5 — translation MRGRSERASSGSGTTEMNTHRGEFTDGRSIAALFAKEGIDITSNKDKGVCKVVRRQGAQGESPMIGDKVFVHYTGKLLNGRKFDSSIDRMEPFSFNVGKGQVIKAWDIGVTSMQRGEVCTFLCKPEYAYGKTGNLPKIPPNSSLVFEVELLDFSGEELTEDGGIVRRIKVKGSGFTNPNDGATVQVHLEGSCGGRVFESRDVRFIVGEAEDVGVPLGVDRAMEKMQKGECCLLYLKSKYGFGTEGKQKYDIGPNADLVYEVTLKDFVKAKESWEMDLNEKLEQSVLVKQKGTHYFKACRYHQAVIQYQRIVCWLEMECGVSKQQQQAIQDLLLVAHLNLALCYLRLQEYSHVIDNCNKVTEIDADNEKALYRRGEARLHRNEFSLAVKDFRHVLQVNPSNRAANSQITVCQRKMREHHEHDKKIYANMFQRFAEHDAKVARLKRKRDGGMACDLSSKRKHRRSQDCS, via the exons ATGAGAGGCAGAAGCGAGAGAGCCAGTTC GGGTAGCGGGACTACAGAAATGAACACGCACAGGGGCGAGTTTACAGATGGGCGGTCCATAGCAGCACTCTTTGCCAAAGAGGGTATTGACATCACTTCGAACAAAGATAAGGGTGTTTGCAAG GTGGTGAGGAGACAGGGAGCACAGGGGGAAAGTCCCATGATCGGTGATAAGGTGTTTGTTCATTACACTGGAAAACTGCTCAATGGAAGGAAGTTTGACTCAAGCATTGATCGCATGGAGCCGTTCAGCTTTAACGTGGGAAAAG GCCAGGTGATTAAGGCCTGGGACATCGGTGTGACCTCCATGCAGAGAGGGGAGGTCTGCACATTTCTGTGTAAGCCAGAGTACGCCTATGGCAAAACTGGCAACCTCCCCAAAATCCCCCCGAACAGCTCACTAGTGTTTGAG GTGGAGTTGCTGGACTTCAGTGGCGAGGAGTTGACGGAAGATGGGGGCATCGTGCGGAGGATAAAGGTCAAAGGTTCAGGCTTCACCAATCCCAACGATGGAGCAACGGTCCAGG TACACCTCGAGGGTAGTTGTGGAGGTCGAGTGTTCGAGTCGCGGGACGTGCGCTTCATCGTTGGAGAGGCCGAGGACGTCGGGGTGCCCTTGGGAGTGGACAGGGCCATGGAAAAGATGCAGAAGGGAGAATGCTGCCTGCTGTATCTCAAGTCCAA ATACGGTTTTGGAACTGAGGGGAAACAGAAGTATGACATTGGACCAAATGCTGATCTGGTATATGAAGTAACACTCAAAGACTTTGTAAAG GCCAAAGAATCTTGGGAAATGGACCTGAATGAAAAACTTGAACAATCGGTTTTGGTCAAACAGAAAGGGACTCATTATTTCAAG GCCTGTCGATACCACCAAGCTGTGATCCAGTACCAGCGCATTGTGTGTTGGCTGGAGATGGAGTGTGGAGTGagcaaacagcagcaacagGCTATCCAGGACCTGCTGCTTGTAGCTCACCTCAACTTGGCGCTCTGCTACCTTAGACTGCAGGAGTACTCACACGTGATTGACAACTGCAACAAG GTGACTGAAATCGATGCTGACAACGAAAAGGCCCTTTATCGGAGAGGGGAGGCTCGTCTTCATCGGAACGAGTTCAGTTTGGCAGTAAAAGATTTCCGGCACGTTCTCCAGGTGAACCCCTCCAATCGTGCCGCTAATTCTCAGATCACTGTCTGCCAGAGGAAGATGCGTGAGCACCATGAACACGACAAGAAGATCTATGCCAACATGTTCCAGAGGTTTGCGGAACATGATGCTAAG GTGGCCCGGCTAAAGAGGAAGCGTGATGGCGGCATGGCATGCGACCTCAGCAGTAAACGAAAACACCGCAGAAGCCAGGACTGCTCCTGA